A section of the Telopea speciosissima isolate NSW1024214 ecotype Mountain lineage chromosome 3, Tspe_v1, whole genome shotgun sequence genome encodes:
- the LOC122656660 gene encoding protein QUIRKY: MTTTSTIHLLQTTRKLVVEVIDARDLLPKDGQGSSSPYVIADFDGQRKRTSTKFRDLNPLWNEKLEFIVTDPKTMDAEELEIDVFNDKKMGSGGGSSRKNHFLGRVKLYGTQFVKRGEEGLIYFPLEKKSVFSWIKGEIGLRIYYYDEIDEQKTEGEPPQEKEAVTQVVEAKRSPVMMVREEDRYSPEIPMPSETAQEMAEPPPIVIIEESPPPATVQVEHRHNIPPNESFPPAGPTQTEPSHFPPEVRKMQTCGVGSGERVTTERVRVLRRSNGEYAPRVITAKFTGENERISAYDLVEPMQYLFIRIVKARGLLANESPYVKIHTGSYNVRSKHATHRPGEPSGNPEWHQVFALGYNRPDTASVTLEIAVWDGASEAFLGGVCFDLSDVPVRDPPDSPLAPQWYRLEGGGEDQHSGRVSGDIQLSVWIGTQADDAFPESWSSDSPYVSHTRSKVYQSPKLWYLRVTVIEAQDLHFSSQPPPPATVPDVRMKAQLGFQSIRTRRATSNHGSSFFWNEDYVFVASEPLEDELIILVEDRTSKEAVLLGHVVVALNSIEQRVDERPVASKWLVLEGGGGGGGGGGGSYCGRINLRLCLEGGYHVLDEAAHLSSDFRPTAKQLWKPPIGILELGILGARGLLPMKTKSGGKGATDAYCVAKYGKKWVRTRTVTDSFDPRWNEQYTWQVYDPCTVLTIGVFDNWRMFADITEEKPDRRIGKVRIRVSTLESNKVYTNSYPLLVLLRSGLKKMGEIEVAVRFACPSLLPDTCAIYGQPLLPRMHYLRPLGVAQQEALRGAAIKMVAAWLGRSEPPLGQEVVKCMLDADSHTWSMRKSKANWFRIMAVLGWAVGLARWLDDIRRWRNSVTTVLVHVLYLVLVWFPELIVPTGFLYVFLVGVWYYRFRPKIPAGMDIRLSQAEMVDPDELDEELDTMPSTMPADIIRARYDRLRTLAARIQTVLGDFATQGERLQALVSWRDPRATRLFIGVCLMVAVVLYVVPHKMVAVALGFYFLRHPMFREPMPPASLNFFRRLPSLSDRLI, from the coding sequence ATGACTACAACATCGACCATTCACCTTTTACAGACGACACGGAAGCTAGTAGTTGAAGTCATCGACGCTCGCGATCTTCTCCCCAAAGACGGCCAAGGCAGCTCCAGCCCTTACGTCATTGCAGATTTTGATGGGCAGAGGAAGCGGACTTCCACCAAATTCAGAGATCTGAATCCATTATGGAACGAGAAGCTCGAGTTCATCGTCACCGATCCCAAGACTATGGATGCCGAAGAGTTAGAAATCGATGTCTTCAACGACAAGAAGATGGGGAGCGGCGGTGGAAGCTCCCGCAAGAACCACTTCCTCGGTCGAGTGAAGCTCTATGGGACTCAGTTCGTCAAGAGAGGGGAAGAAGGTCTAATATACTTTCCTTTGGAGAAGAAAAGCGTCTTCAGTTGGATTAAAGGCGAAATCGGGTTGAGAATTTACTATTACGATGAGATTGACGAACAGAAAACAGAGGGAGAACCACCGCAGGAGAAGGAGGCGGTAACCCAAGTAGTGGAAGCCAAGAGATCGCCGGTGATGATGGTGCGGGAGGAGGATAGGTACTCGCCTGAGATTCCAATGCCTTCGGAAACGGCTCAAGAAATGGCAGAGCCACCGCCGATCGTCATAATTGAAGAGTCGCCTCCCCCGGCAACCGTACAAGTTGAGCACCGCCACAACATACCACCGAATGAGTCTTTCCCGCcggcaggaccaacacagacggAACCATCACATTTCCCTCCGGAAGTACGAAAGATGCAGACCTGTGGAGTAGGGAGTGGGGAGCGAGTTACCACCGAACGAGTTAGGGTTCTGAGGAGATCAAATGGGGAATACGCACCGAGGGTGATCACCGCCAAGTTCACCGGCGAAAATGAGCGGATTTCAGCTTACGATCTGGTTGAGCCAATGCAGTATCTGTTTATCCGAATCGTGAAGGCTCGTGGCCTTTTAGCGAACGAAAGTCCTTACGTGAAGATTCACACTGGTAGCTACAATGTCAGATCGAAACATGCGACTCACAGGCCCGGCGAACCTTCTGGGAATCCTGAGTGGCACCAGGTCTTCGCTCTTGGCTACAATAGGCCGGATACTGCGAGCGTCACGTTGGAGATCGCTGTCTGGGACGGAGCGTCTGAAGCCTTTCTCGGTGGCGTTTGTTTCGATTTATCCGACGTTCCGGTGAGGGATCCACCGGACAGTCCTTTGGCTCCGCAATGGTACCGTCTAGAAGGTGGCGGCGAGGATCAGCATTCCGGCAGGGTCTCCGGCGACATTCAGCTATCGGTCTGGATCGGCACTCAGGCCGACGACGCGTTCCCCGAGTCATGGAGCTCGGACTCTCCGTACGTGAGCCACACTCGCTCGAAAGTATACCAGTCGCCGAAGCTATGGTACCTAAGGGTTACAGTCATCGAAGCTCAAGACCTGCACTTCTCTTCACAACCTCCTCCCCCGGCAACAGTTCCAGATGTACGGATGAAAGCACAGTTAGGGTTTCAGTCCATACGAACACGACGCGCCACCAGCAATCACGGCTCATCCTTCTTCTGGAACGAAGACTACGTCTTCGTTGCAAGCGAGCCCCTGGAAGACGAATTGATCATACTAGTAGAGGACCGGACGAGCAAAGAGGCCGTGCTTCTCGGGCACGTCGTCGTGGCGTTGAATTCCATCGAACAGCGTGTAGACGAGCGTCCCGTGGCTTCCAAGTGGCTCGTGTTGGAAGGCGGCggcggaggtggaggtggtggtggtgggtccTATTGCGGCAGGATTAATTTGCGGCTCTGCTTGGAAGGTGGTTATCACGTGCTCGACGAAGCGGCGCACCTGAGTAGCGATTTCCGTCCGACGGCGAAGCAACTGTGGAAGCCGCCAATCGGAATTTTAGAGCTGGGGATTCTCGGGGCCCGTGGGTTGCTTCCGATGAAGACAAAAAGTGGGGGCAAAGGCGCCACAGATGCTTACTGTGTGGCCAAGTATGGGAAAAAGTGGGTTCGGACCAGGACCGTCACTGACAGTTTCGATCCCCGATGGAATGAACAGTACACGTGGCAGGTCTACGATCCCTGCACGGTGCTGACAATTGGAGTGTTTGACAACTGGCGTATGTTCGCTGATATCACGGAAGAAAAGCCCGACCGCCGTATCGGCAAGGTACGTATACGCGTGTCGACGTTGGAGAGCAACAAGGTGTATACCAACTCGTATCCCTTACTGGTGCTTCTGAGATCaggattgaagaagatgggCGAGATAGAGGTTGCGGTGAGGTTCGCTTGTCCTTCCTTACTGCCCGACACATGTGCGATTTATGGGCAACCGTTGCTCCCTCGAATGCACTACCTCCGCCCACTCGGGGTGGCTCAGCAGGAAGCACTGCGTGGGGCTGCCATAAAGATGGTGGCAGCGTGGCTTGGACGGTCCGAACCACCACTGGGTCAAGAGGTTGTAAAGTGCATGCTCGATGCGGATTCACACACGTGGAGTATGAGGAAAAGCAAGGCGAATTGGTTCAGGATCATGGCGGTGCTTGGATGGGCCGTAGGATTGGCGAGATGGCTGGATGACATCCGACGGTGGAGGAATTCCGTCACTACAGTGTTAGTGCACGTGCTGTACTTGGTGCTGGTGTGGTTCCCAGAACTGATAGTGCCGACGGGATTCTTGTACGTGTTCCTTGTCGGGGTCTGGTATTATCGGTTCCGGCCAAAGATTCCGGCCGGAATGGATATTCGGCTCTCGCAGGCCGAAATGGTTGACCCGGATGAGCTGGACGAGGAGTTGGATACGATGCCGAGTACAATGCCAGCAGATATTATAAGAGCCCGATATGATAGGCTAAGGACGTTGGCAGCAAGGATACAGACGGTGTTGGGGGACTTCGCGACACAAGGGGAGAGATTGCAGGCGTTGGTGAGTTGGCGGGACCCAAGGGCCACGCGACTGTTCATTGGAGTGTGcttgatggtggcggtggtgttgTACGTGGTCCCACACAAGATGGTGGCAGTAGCTCTTGGTTTCTATTTCTTAAGGCATCCAATGTTTAGAGAGCCGATGCCGCCGGCGAGTTTAAACTTTTTCCGGCGCCTTCCAAGTTTGTCCGACCGATTGATTTAG